A genome region from Candidatus Hinthialibacter antarcticus includes the following:
- a CDS encoding HAD hydrolase-like protein, with product MTNIPSEWKNIDVILFDMDGVITSEEAYWDAAGLTIRELLESPGFLGLNPTQYTPVVDLFYQRLSKSSRMEWRKYLPDKLIGACKSRGINNNWDLTYLIAGIYLAPIFSPLFNYFSVAHDGSKGASTQSNDADAVKDMNRIDEALLQETISPIWNRLLELNSKGQQLDLLRTQDMHLWGDYFRTLGRNIVPINKPEKLIAEEIGLEARGLELLNAINNLVIGDNKNRAPWFDRSSPLWHDCRALFQGWYLGEALYETTYQEPLAYRPKPGLIHQEEPLLGRQATHKCLSQLKEAGYTLGVATGRPRNEILTPLQRWEMLDYFGEGRISTHDEAEKAEAELKSLGAHHQLSKPHPYIFLRARYPEKSPLQLVEMTDAPPEELKRTLIVGDAQADIWAAQKIHAPCAAVMTGAAGKADPQGLRDSKPDAIFDNVIDLTEQLIRLKK from the coding sequence AATATTCCCTCCGAATGGAAAAACATCGACGTCATCTTATTTGATATGGACGGCGTCATCACTAGCGAAGAAGCCTACTGGGACGCAGCGGGCCTCACCATTCGCGAACTGCTAGAAAGCCCCGGTTTTCTCGGCCTCAACCCGACCCAATACACGCCCGTCGTTGATCTGTTTTATCAGCGGCTGAGTAAATCGTCGCGGATGGAATGGCGCAAATACCTGCCCGACAAATTAATCGGCGCCTGCAAATCGCGCGGGATCAATAACAATTGGGACCTCACCTACCTGATTGCAGGTATCTACCTCGCCCCGATTTTTTCGCCGCTGTTCAACTATTTCTCGGTGGCGCACGACGGTTCTAAAGGCGCGTCCACTCAATCCAACGACGCTGACGCCGTCAAAGACATGAATCGGATTGATGAAGCGCTTTTGCAAGAGACTATTTCTCCCATCTGGAACCGGCTGCTTGAATTAAACAGCAAAGGGCAACAATTAGACCTCTTGCGCACTCAAGACATGCACCTGTGGGGCGACTATTTCCGAACGCTGGGCCGAAATATTGTTCCGATTAATAAACCAGAAAAACTCATTGCTGAAGAAATTGGGCTTGAGGCGCGCGGGCTTGAATTGCTCAACGCAATCAACAACCTCGTGATTGGCGACAACAAAAACCGTGCTCCCTGGTTTGACCGTTCCTCGCCCCTGTGGCATGACTGCCGCGCATTGTTTCAAGGCTGGTATCTGGGAGAAGCGCTCTACGAAACCACCTACCAGGAACCGCTTGCCTATCGTCCCAAGCCGGGTTTGATCCATCAAGAAGAGCCGCTGCTTGGTCGCCAGGCGACGCACAAATGCTTGTCGCAATTGAAAGAGGCCGGCTACACGCTGGGCGTTGCAACCGGACGCCCCCGCAACGAAATCCTCACGCCGTTACAACGCTGGGAGATGCTCGATTATTTCGGCGAAGGCCGGATATCAACTCACGACGAAGCCGAGAAAGCCGAAGCCGAACTCAAATCACTTGGCGCACATCACCAACTCAGTAAGCCGCATCCCTACATTTTTCTCCGCGCGCGCTATCCAGAAAAATCACCCTTGCAACTGGTCGAAATGACAGACGCGCCGCCGGAGGAACTCAAACGGACCCTCATTGTCGGCGACGCGCAAGCGGATATCTGGGCCGCACAAAAAATACACGCGCCTTGCGCCGCAGTCATGACTGGCGCCGCAGGCAAAGCCGACCCGCAAGGATTACGCGACTCGAAGCCGGATGCAATTTTTGATAACGTAATTGACCTGACAGAACAACTAATACGTCTTAAGAAATAA